One window of Sphingobacteriales bacterium genomic DNA carries:
- a CDS encoding SDR family oxidoreductase has product MANNLLNGKKGIIFGALDEKSIAWKIALRAHEEGAKFTLTNAPVAMRLGQIKELATVCGAEIIPADATLETDLENLFQQSMDILGGKLDFVLHSIGMSPNVRKKKAYTDLNYQFYAQTIDVSAMSLHKTLQTAYKKDALNEWASVVALSYIAAQRTFPDYNDMSDAKAMLESIARTFGYYYGTSKKVRVNTISQSPTITTAGTGIKGFDHFFEYADKMSPLGNAPAEACADYCITLFSDLTRYVTMQNLFHDGGFSSMGMSPVFMELLEKNSPE; this is encoded by the coding sequence ATGGCTAACAATCTGTTAAATGGTAAAAAGGGCATCATTTTTGGCGCATTAGACGAAAAATCCATCGCCTGGAAAATAGCTTTGCGAGCACACGAAGAGGGAGCAAAATTTACGCTGACCAATGCTCCGGTTGCCATGCGTTTAGGGCAAATCAAAGAGTTGGCAACTGTTTGCGGAGCTGAAATTATTCCGGCTGATGCGACTTTGGAAACCGACCTCGAAAATTTGTTTCAACAGTCTATGGATATATTAGGCGGGAAACTCGATTTTGTATTGCACTCTATCGGAATGTCCCCGAATGTTCGGAAAAAAAAGGCCTATACTGATTTGAATTATCAGTTTTATGCCCAAACCATTGATGTCTCGGCAATGTCTTTGCATAAAACTTTGCAAACTGCCTATAAAAAAGACGCTTTGAATGAATGGGCTTCGGTAGTTGCGCTCAGCTATATTGCCGCACAACGAACATTTCCCGACTATAACGACATGTCTGATGCTAAGGCTATGCTTGAATCAATTGCCCGAACCTTTGGTTATTATTATGGCACAAGCAAAAAGGTCAGGGTAAATACAATTTCACAATCACCAACTATTACCACAGCAGGAACAGGCATCAAGGGATTTGACCATTTTTTTGAATATGCCGATAAAATGTCGCCGTTGGGAAATGCACCTGCAGAAGCCTGCGCCGATTATTGTATCACTTTGTTTTCAGACCTTACCCGTTATGTTACGATGCAAAATCTGTTTCACGATGGCGGATTTTCCAGCATGGGCATGAGCCCGGTATTTATGGAATTGTTGGAAAAGAATAGCCCGGAATAA